The DNA sequence TGTGCTGGACTTGGTGCGCGAAGAAAGGCTGGCCTTGAATGGTCCCCTGATGTCGCTGCTTCTGCAGTGCGGCGACTACATTGGCGAACTGGTCGATGCCATCGAGCGCGGCCAGGAAGCCGAGGAGCCCAATGCCCAACGCCGGGCCGCGCTGCTGGCCGAGCTGGAACAGGTGGCCCTGTCAGCCCCGGCGCAGGCTGTGACCAGAGTCGATCCACAGATGGCCGTTGCGGTAGCCGTCCAAGGCCCATCGGCGACCTTGGCGCCCGAGCTGGAGGCCAGTGCCCAACTGTCGGTGGATTGCCCTTACTGGCATTTGTCGCTGCAGTTCAACCAGAACGTGCTGCGCGATGGACTCGATCCGCTGTCTTTCCTGCACTACCTGCGCTCGCTGGGCCGCATCGTCGCCATCCTGCCGGTGGAGTCGAGCATTCCCGAGGCCGCCGCCATGGATGCCGAGAGTTGCTACCTGGGCGTGGAAATCTGCCTGGCATCGGACTCCACCCGGCAGACGCTGGAAGATGTGTTCGAATTCGTGCGCGATGACAGCCGCATCGACATCCTGCCGCCGCACAGCCGCCTGGCCGATTACGCCACCGTGCTGCAACGCCTGGCGCCGGAGGAGGCGGTGCGCCTGGCCAGTCTGTGGCGTGGCCTGGGTCTGTTCGACGACGCACAGTGGCGCTGCCTGGGGGCAATCGGCCTCAAGGACAGTGCTGCGCCGCCGTTGCTCTCCTCTGCCATTGCCGATGTGGTACAGCGCCCGCGTCCGCTGGAGGAACGGCGCGCGCAAGAACAGAAGTTCATCAAGATCGAAGTCTCCAAGCTGGATCAGTTGATCGACCTGGTGGGTGAGCTGGTCATTGCCGGTGCCAGCGCCCGGCTGATCGCACGGCGCCGCAAGGATAGTCAGTTCGAGGAAGCTACCCAGGCCATCGACACCTTGATGGAACAGATCCGCGATGCCGCGCTGACCCTGCGCATGGTGCAGATCAACGAAGTGTTCCAGCGCTTCCCGCGTATCGTGCGCGACATTGCACGTGACCTCGACAAGGACATCGAACTGAGCATGACCGGCTCCGACACCGAACTGGATAAATCCATGGTCGAGCGCCTGGCCGATCCCCTGATGCACATCGTGCGCAACGCCATCGATCATGGCATCGAACCGGCCGCCGAACGCATCGCCGCCGGCAAGCCGGCCAAGGCCACGCTGCGCTTGAACGCCATGCATGAGTCCGGCAGCGTGGTGGTGGAGGTGATGGATGATGGCCGCGGCATGGACCGCGATCGCATCCTGGAAAAGGCCGTGGCCCAGGGCTTGGTCGCACCCGATGCCGAGCTCACCGATGCCGAGATCTATCGCTGCGTGTTCGAACCCGGGTTTTCCACCGCGCAGCAGGTCACCGAACTATCGGGACGTGGGGTGGGCATGGATGTGGTCAAGCGCAACATCGACGCCCTGCATGGCGAGGTCGCCATCGATACCGAACGCGGACGCGGCACCGTGGTGCGTCTGCGCTTGCCGTTGACGCTGGCCATCATCTCGGGCTTCCAGGTGGTGGTGGGTAATGCGGTGTTCGTGATCCCGCTGGACATGGTGGTCGAATGCATCGACATGCCACCCCAGCACAATGGTACCCACATCGTCTCGGTGCGCGGCGAGCCCTTGCCTTTCGTACCGCTACGCGAACTGTTCGACCTGCCTGCACGCGAGCAGGGCCGGGCCCGCAAGAGCCTGGTGATCGTACAGTACGGTCAATTACGCGCTGGCCTGCTGGTCGATGGCCTGCTGGGCGAATGCCAGGCCGTGATCAAGCCGCTGGGGAGACTGTTCGGCAAGGTCAAGGGATTGTCAGGCTCGACCATCCTCGGCGATGGCCGCGTGGCGTTGATCCTGGATATCCCGCACCTGGTGCATCACACCCAGCAGCAGGAACAAGGCAATACGGCGGCCTACGCCGAACGCGGCGTGGCGTCCGCGCAATGAAGAGTGCAGCCCAAGGGGGAGCGACCATGCAAGAATCGATGAGCAACAGGATCAGCATCAAGCAGATATTCATCTGGCTGGCGGCGGGGCTGTCGGTCCTGGTGGCGGTGGTGATTGGCCTCACCGATATGCTCAAGCAAGCCAATGTCGCGCTGGAGGACGCGCACCAATCGCGCTATGCCTCTACGGCCCTGGCCAACGAGTTGCGCCGTACGACCGAGGATATGACGAAATTTGCACGCGCCTACGTCACCACGGGCGATCCCAACGATGAGGATCGCTACTATATGATCCTCGACATCCGTAATGGCAAGCGTCCCCGTCCGGCCAACTATGATCGCTTCAACTGGGATCTGGTCAGCGCGCGCAAGCTGGCTGCGGAAGGTTCTGCCCAGGCGGTACCGCTGAGCGAACTGATGAAGCGCGCCGGCTTCCCCGAACCGGAACTGGCCAAGATGCAGGAAGCCTTGAAACTGGCCGATCAACTTTCCCGCATCGAGATCACCGCCTTCCATGCGGTCAAGGGCGAGTTCGATGATGGCGAGGGCAAGTTCACCGTGGTGGGTGCGCCCAACCAGGCCATGGCCCAGGAACTGGTCTTCGATCAGACCTACCGCACCCTGTTCGGCCGCGTGATGGCCCCGATCAACGATTTCCTGCGCCAGGTCGATGAACGCACCCAGGCCCGGGTCATCCAGGCTGGTACCGAATATACCCGGCTGGAGCAAAAGATATTCTGGCTGCTGACGGCTTCGATGGTGGTGTTGTTCGTCTGCCTGGGCTTTGCCTATCGCACCATCCGCTCGCAGATCGGCGGCGAGCCGCGCGAGGCCATGAGCGTCTTGCGGCGCGTGGCCGAGGGCGATCTCACGGTCACGGTGCCGCTGCGCAAGCGCGACAAGATCAGCGTGCTCTACAGCACCCAGCAGATGGTCAACAAGTGGACCGACGTCATCGGTGACGTCAGCGGTACCGCCAGTGCCCTGGCCTCGGCTTCGGAACAGATTTCCTCCTCTTCCCAGGCGCTGTCGCACAATTCCTCGCAGCAAGCCGCCAACGTCGAGGAAACCAGTGCCTCGGTGGAAGAAATCACCGCCACCATCGCGCAGAACGCCGACAACGCTCGCACCACCGATGGCATCGCCAGCCTCTCGGCCAGTGCCGCCACCGAAGGTGGCGAAGCGGTACGCGAGACGGTGGCGGCGATGAAGCAGATTGCCAGCAAGATCGGCATCATCGATGACATCGCCTACCAGACCAACCTGCTGGCCTTGAACGCGGCCATCGAAGCAGCCCGCGCCGGTGAGCATGGCAAGGGCTTTGCCGTGGTTGCCGCCGAAGTGCGCAAGCTGGCCGAGCGCGCCCAGACCGCCGCCCAGGAAATCATTGCGGTGGCCGAGAACAGTGTGGGCCTGGCCGAGAAAGCCGGTGGCCTGTTGAACCAGATGGTGCCGTCCATCCGCAAGACCGCCGACCTAGTGCAGGAAATCGCCGCCGCCTCGGCCGAGCAATCCACCGGCCTGGAACAGATCAACAATGCCGTGCACCAGATGGCGCAGACTACGCAGATGACGGCGGCGGCCTCGGAAGAATTGTCGGCCACCTCCGAAGAGATGAGCGCCCAGGCCATCCATCTGCAAGACCTGATGCGATTTTTCCGCGTGGGCGAGATGCAGAAGCTGCCCGCTCGCGGACGCAGCAACAATGGGCGCGCTCCCAAGCAGGAGCCGCCACGCCGGCTTTCGATGCTGGATGTGGAGGACGATGAGCCGGGCGTGGATGAATCCGCGTTCAAGCGTTTCTGATGCCTCGCCCATGCCGGTGACGAACTTACATAGACCATGGTGGCCAGCACGCCGCACACGCAACAACCCGCCCGGCACTGTCCGTGGCAGCAAGGAGAGCAGGTCATGCCCAGCGTATCGTTGAATGGCGAATCGGCCAGAAAGCGGCAGCAGGAAGAAGTCATCGAGACGCGCCAGTTCCTGACCTTCCTGGTCGGTACCGAGAGCTTTGCCATGCCCATCGCCAGTATCCGCGAAATCATCGAATTCGGTGGTCTTACCGAAGTGCCGCTGATGCCGCAATTCCTGCGCGGCGTCATCAACCTGCGCGGATCGGTGGTGCCGGTGATCGATCTGTCGGTGCGCTTTGGGCGTGCGCCTACGGTACCGAGCAAGCGCACCTGCGTCATCATCATGGAACTGATGCAGGAGGATCAATTGCTGCTGCTGGGGGTGATGGTCGACGCGGTCAGCGCGGTACTGGGCATCGGGGTGGACCAGATCGAACCGCGTCCTTCCTTCGGTGCCGGCATCCGAGCCGATTTCATCGCTGGCATGATCAACGTCAATGAGCGTTTCATCGTAGTGCTGGACGTGCCGCGCGTGTTATCGGTCGATGAACTGGCCAGCCTGCTGGGCATGAGTGCCGAGGATGCGCTAGGGGGCGTGCCGGTGCTGTCATCCGACGCCCAGCGGGAGTAGCGATCATGGCCAGCATCGGCAAGCTGGAGGGGCCTGGCAGCACCAACACTGACGGGGCTGGCGCCACTGCTGCGGCTGCTGCGGCTGCCGCGGTTGGGGCGCATGGTGGTGATGAGATCAGTGATCACGACATGCTGCTTTTCCAGCAATTGTTCAAGCGGCACATCGGACTGCATCTGCCGCTGTCCAAGAAAGCCTTGCTGCAAAGCCGCCTCAACCATCGCCTGCACGAACTTGGTTTGCGCGATCTGACCCAGTATTTCCGCCGGATCAGCGGCGAGCACGACGTCGAGGAGCGCCAGCGCGCCATCGACCTGATCACCACCAACGAAACCTATTTCTTCCGCGAGCAGGGCCATTTCGATTTCCTCAAGCAGGAGCTGCTACCGCAATGGGAGCAACACAAGAGCCTGCGCGTCTGGAGCGCGGCCTGCGCCACCGGTGAAGAAGCCTATACCCTGGCCATGCTGCTGGATCAGCAGCGAGCCGCAGGTAGCTGGTCGGTATTGGGCTCCGATATCAGCCTGCGCGTCTTGCGCTTTGCTCGCCGCGCGCTCTATCCGATGGCGCGTGGCCAGAATATTCCACGGCCTTACCTGCGCCGCTATTGCCTGCTCGGTACGGGTGAGTACGAAGGTCATTTCCTGGTGCAGTCGGACTTGCGCGCCAAGGTCGATTTCGCCCAGCGTAACCTGACGGCCCTGCATGAGCATGACGATGGACTCTATGACCTGATCTTCTTGCGCAACGTCATCATCTACTTTGATAGCGACACCAAGCTCAAGGTCTTGCGCGATGTCATCGCGCGCTTGCGTCCGGGCGGTTATCTGGTGGTGGGACATTCGGAATCGCTGCACGGCATGGAACTGGAATTGCTGATGCACTCCCCCTCCATCTACCGCAAGCCGCAATGACGACCCCGCCGACAATTCGCGTGATGGTGGTGGACGATTCCTCGGTGGTGCGCCAACTGGTGCAGCAACTGCTGGCGCAGACCACCGACATCCGCGTCATCGGTACCGCGCCCGATCCGGTCTTTGCCTTGCGCAAGATGCAGCAGGAATGGCCGGATGTGATCCTGTTGGATATCGAAATGCCGCGCATGGATGGCATCACCTTCCTGCGCCAGATCATGAGTACCCGGCCCACTCCGGTCATCATGTGCAGTGCGCGTGCCATGGGCCAAGGCGGGTTGGCTGCCGAGGCTCTGGCGGCGGGTGCGGTCTCGGTGATTGCTCGCCCGCAACTGGGGGTGCGCGACTTCCTGCATGAGGCGGTGGCCGAACTGGCCGGTGCCATTCGCGCGGCCATGCTGGCAGGCCCGGGTGGACGTGGCACGACCATGGTCACCCGTAGCGTACCGTTGACGGACGACCTGCGCATGGTCAAAGCAGCGTCCCGAGAAATGTTGCATGATGACGGTTGGGCCTCAGGTTTGCAGCGCTATACCGCTGACGCGGTTTTGACGCCACCGGGACCACAAGACGGATACTGTCCGCCGACTGCGCGCATCGTCGCCATCGGCGCCTCGACCGGGGGGCCGCAGGCGCTGGAGCGGGTACTGGGACGGCTGGATGGCCGCTGTCCCGGCATCGTGGTGGTGCAACACATGCCGCAGCGTTTCACGCGCAGCTTTGCCGAACGCCTGCATCGCGTCTCCGGTGCCGAGGTCAAGGAAGCCGAGCATCAAGACCTGGTGCTGCCAGGCAGGGTATTGATCGCGCCGGGGGGCAAGCATCTGGTCGTGCGGCGCGATGGTCAGCAGTACTATGTGGAAACATTGGATGGCCCCTTGGTGAGTCGGCACAAGCCTTCAGTGGATGTGCTGTTCCGCTCGCTGGCCAAGGCCGCCGGCCGCAATGCAGTGGGCATCATCATGACCGGCATGGGCGATGATGGGGCAAGGGGGATGCGCGAGATGGCCGATTGCGGCGCCGCCACCTATGCCCAGGACGAAGCCAGCAGCGTGGTCTTCGGGATGCCGAAAGAAGCCATACACATGGGGGGCGTCGGTGACGTTCTGCCGCTCGAACATATCTCTGCCGTGATAGAACAATATGCCTCTAGAGAACCTCAATGAGCTCATCGAGTCCGCCCTGGTGGTGGACGACAGTGCCCTGCAGCGCCAGCATAGCGTCGCGCTGCTGCAGGAACTGGGCGTGGACCTGATCTACGAGGCCGGCAACGGCAACGAAGCGCTGGACCTGCTGGCCATGCTCAAGCTGCCACCCGGCTTAGTCGTGATTGACCTGGAGATGCCGGGCATGGATGGCATCGAACTGATCCAGCAATTGCAGCAGAAGGGCATCGACATTCCACTCATCGTCGCCTCCAGCCGCGAGACCTCGCTGCTGTTGTCGGTGGAGACCATGATCCAGGCGCTGGGCATGAACCTGATCGGTGTGCTGCAAAAGCCGCTCAACCAGGGCCAGTTGCGCGCCGCCCTGCAAGCCTTCCGCCCGCACGGCGCAGCGGCCCGGGCGCACGATGATCCCTTGCCCTCGATGTGCGAAAGCGATCTTGGTGCAGCCATCGGCGGCGGCCAGCTATTGCCCTATTTCCAGCCCAAGGTGGATGTGCAGACCGGCATCCTCAAGGGCGTGGAAGCGCTGGCGCGCTGGATCCATCCCGAGCGCGGGATGGTGCCGCCGGATCGTTTCGTTCCCCTGGCCGAACAATGCGGCCTGATCCACGATCTCACCATCAGCATGATGGACCAGTCCATGGCGCAGGCTGCGGTGTGGCACAGCCGCGGTCTGGCCATCAAGGTAGCGGTAAACCTCTCGCCGCTGTCGCTGGAACAACCCGACTTCATGCATCGCATCCTGGCGCTGGTGGACAAGCACGCGCTGCCGGCCGAGAACGTGGTGCTGGAAATCACCGAAAGCTCGGTGGTGGCGCACAAGGGTAATTCGCTAGGCATGTTGGCGCGCTTGCGCTTGAAGGGCTTTGGCCTGTCCATTGACGATTACGGCACCGGTTTTTCCTCGATGCAGCAACTGGCGCGTATCCCCTTCACGGAACTGAAGATCGACCGCTCCTTCGTGCATGGCGCGCATGATCGCAAGAACCTGCGGGTGATCCTGCAATCGGCGCTGGACATGGCGCAGCGGCTGGAACTGGTGACCGTCGCCGAAGGGGTGGAGACCATGGAAGACTGGCGCTTGCTGCAAGATTTCGGTTGCAGCCTGGGACAGGGCTTCCTGATCGGCAAGCCCATGCCGGCCAATGAGTTGCCGTTGTGGCTGAAGGGCCATCATCGCCGCTTGAATGAATTGCGACCGTTGGGGAAGGGTGCTGCCACAGGTGGGACTGCCTGACGCTTTCCTTCATATTATGCGGGGCGGTTCGACTGCCCCATCCCCGCAGTCGCTCTCACAGCCGGCTGATCGGCTGCTCCGTTATTTCCTTCAGAAAGTGCCGCGCCGGCCCCAATCCAGCGATTTCCACCGTCTCATCGATCTCCAGCATCGGCACCAGCACGAAGGCGCGCTGGGCCATGCGGGGATGGGGCAGGATCAGTTCTTCGCTCGTGAGGATATGGTCGCCATACATCAGCAGATCCAGATCGAGTGTGCGCGGCGCGTTGCGGTAGGGGCGCTCACGCCCGTGCTGCAGTTCGATGGCCTGCAAGGCGTGCAGCAGTTCAAGCGCCGGCAGGGTGGTGCTTATCAGTGCCACGGCATTGACGTAGTCGTCGCCGCTGGAGTCGATGGGCGCAGTGCGATAGAGCGAAGAACGCGCTAACAACCGGGATTGCGGCAACGTGGCCAGCCGTGCGATGGCCTGTTCGACCGTGGCGCGGGCATCGCCCAGGTTGCCGCCTATGCCGATCCAGGCTTGCGTGGGAGACTGCTCCATGGACGGCTTAATCCTCACTGCTCGGAGCAGCATCGCCGCTGCCCGCACTGTCACTCCCCGTGCTGCGCCGACGACGGCGCCGCTTGGGCGCGCCGCTGGGTGTGTCGCTGCTGGCCTCGGCCAGTGAGATGGTCAGCGGTGCAGGTGCCGATGCCGCGTCCTGTTCGCGCTCACTCTCGGCGTTGCTGCTGCCTTCGCCTGTGGACTTGCTACGGCTGCGGCCGCCACGGCGCTTACGCTTCTTGGGGCCGGCCGAGGCGCTGGCGGTATCGGTCGGTTTGCGGGCAATCAGTTCTTCACGCTCGGCGCCATTGCCGGCGATGAAGGCTTCCCACCATTCGCCCAGTTCGGCATCGAGTTCACCGGACTGGCAGCGCAGCAGCAGGAAGTCGAAGCCGGCGCGCAGGCGCAGGTGTTCCAGCAGCTTGTACGGGGCCTTGCCGACGCGGCGTTCGAAGCGCGGCTGCATGGCCCAGATATCGCGCATGTCGGAGGCGATCTTGCGTTGCAGGGCCAGCTTCTCGGTCTGAGCATCGAGCACGTCATCGGCGGCCAGATGCAGGGCAGGAATCGGATATTCGCCGGCAGCCTGATAAGCGCGCCACTTTTCCAGCACCTGATGCCACAGGAGCGAAGCGAACAGGAAGCCCGGCGAGACCCCCTTGCCTTCCTTCACGCGCGCATCCGTATTGGCCAGCGCCAGGCTGACGAACTTCTCGCCCAGAGGCTGTTCCAGCACCACGTCCAAGAGCGGCAGCAGGCCATGATGCAGGCCTTCCTTGCGTAACTGCTGCAAGCAGGCCAGGGCGTGGCCGCTCATGAGCAGCTTCAACATTTCATCGAACACGCGCGCTGCGGGCACGTTGTCGATCAGCGGCGCCATCACGCGGATGGGCGCGCTGCTGGCCGGGTCGATGGTGAACTTGAGCTTGGCGGCGAAGCGCACCACGCGCAACATGCGTACCGGGTCTTCGCGATAACGGGCTTCCGGTTCGCCGATGATGCGCAGCTTCTTGTCGCGGATGTCGGCGATGCCGCCGTGGTAATCCAGCACGGCCTGGCTGGCCGGATCGTAGTACATCGCGTTGATGGTGAAGTCGCGCCGGGTGGCGTCTTCATGCTGCTCGCCGAAGGTATTGTCGCGCAGCACGCGACCATGTTCATCCTTGGGCGCGGCTTCAGCCGAGGCGCCGCGGAAGGTGGTGACCTCGATGAGTTCCTGGCCGAACATCACGTGCACGATCTGGAAGCGACGGCCGATGATGAAGGCGCGGCGGAACAGTTGCTTGACCTGTTCCGGCGTGGCGTTGGTGGCGACATCGAAATCCTTGGGCTTGATGCCCAGCAGCAGGTCGCGCACCGCGCCGCCGACGATGAAGGCCTTGTAGCCAGCTTCCTGCAGGGTCTGTGTCACGCGTACCGCATTGGGCGAGACCAGGGCGGGATCGATGCCATGTTGCTTCGGATCCAGCACATCGGGTTCGATCTTGCCGTCCGGGCCGACCGCCTTGGTCTTGCTTTTGTCGGTCGTCTTGCCCTTGCCCAGGATGGAGCGAATCAGTTTCTTGATCATTGCGCGTGGCCGTCGGCGAAGAGGTTCAGTACCGGCCAGCCGCGGGCCTGGGCATGGGCCAGCAGCTTGTCGTTGGGGTTGGTGGCGATGGGATCGGTGACGCGCTCCATGAGCGGGATGTCGTTTTGCGAATCGCTGTAGAAGTAGCTGCGTTCGAACTGGTCGAGGGTGTGGCCCAGGCGCTCCAGCCAGGCTTCGGTGTGGACGATCTTGCCGGGGCCGAAGGTGGGTGTGCCGTTGAGCTTGCCGGTGAGGTTGCCCAGCGCATCCAGTTCCGGCAGGGCGGCCAGCAGGTGC is a window from the Herbaspirillum rubrisubalbicans genome containing:
- a CDS encoding chemotaxis protein CheA, with the translated sequence MKKDSARDAVVQEARELLVAMESALLQIEVEGPSRDRINAIFRAAHTIKGSAGLFAFDSIVQFTHQVEHVLDLVREERLALNGPLMSLLLQCGDYIGELVDAIERGQEAEEPNAQRRAALLAELEQVALSAPAQAVTRVDPQMAVAVAVQGPSATLAPELEASAQLSVDCPYWHLSLQFNQNVLRDGLDPLSFLHYLRSLGRIVAILPVESSIPEAAAMDAESCYLGVEICLASDSTRQTLEDVFEFVRDDSRIDILPPHSRLADYATVLQRLAPEEAVRLASLWRGLGLFDDAQWRCLGAIGLKDSAAPPLLSSAIADVVQRPRPLEERRAQEQKFIKIEVSKLDQLIDLVGELVIAGASARLIARRRKDSQFEEATQAIDTLMEQIRDAALTLRMVQINEVFQRFPRIVRDIARDLDKDIELSMTGSDTELDKSMVERLADPLMHIVRNAIDHGIEPAAERIAAGKPAKATLRLNAMHESGSVVVEVMDDGRGMDRDRILEKAVAQGLVAPDAELTDAEIYRCVFEPGFSTAQQVTELSGRGVGMDVVKRNIDALHGEVAIDTERGRGTVVRLRLPLTLAIISGFQVVVGNAVFVIPLDMVVECIDMPPQHNGTHIVSVRGEPLPFVPLRELFDLPAREQGRARKSLVIVQYGQLRAGLLVDGLLGECQAVIKPLGRLFGKVKGLSGSTILGDGRVALILDIPHLVHHTQQQEQGNTAAYAERGVASAQ
- the pcnB gene encoding polynucleotide adenylyltransferase PcnB → MIKKLIRSILGKGKTTDKSKTKAVGPDGKIEPDVLDPKQHGIDPALVSPNAVRVTQTLQEAGYKAFIVGGAVRDLLLGIKPKDFDVATNATPEQVKQLFRRAFIIGRRFQIVHVMFGQELIEVTTFRGASAEAAPKDEHGRVLRDNTFGEQHEDATRRDFTINAMYYDPASQAVLDYHGGIADIRDKKLRIIGEPEARYREDPVRMLRVVRFAAKLKFTIDPASSAPIRVMAPLIDNVPAARVFDEMLKLLMSGHALACLQQLRKEGLHHGLLPLLDVVLEQPLGEKFVSLALANTDARVKEGKGVSPGFLFASLLWHQVLEKWRAYQAAGEYPIPALHLAADDVLDAQTEKLALQRKIASDMRDIWAMQPRFERRVGKAPYKLLEHLRLRAGFDFLLLRCQSGELDAELGEWWEAFIAGNGAEREELIARKPTDTASASAGPKKRKRRGGRSRSKSTGEGSSNAESEREQDAASAPAPLTISLAEASSDTPSGAPKRRRRRRSTGSDSAGSGDAAPSSED
- a CDS encoding EAL domain-containing response regulator is translated as MPLENLNELIESALVVDDSALQRQHSVALLQELGVDLIYEAGNGNEALDLLAMLKLPPGLVVIDLEMPGMDGIELIQQLQQKGIDIPLIVASSRETSLLLSVETMIQALGMNLIGVLQKPLNQGQLRAALQAFRPHGAAARAHDDPLPSMCESDLGAAIGGGQLLPYFQPKVDVQTGILKGVEALARWIHPERGMVPPDRFVPLAEQCGLIHDLTISMMDQSMAQAAVWHSRGLAIKVAVNLSPLSLEQPDFMHRILALVDKHALPAENVVLEITESSVVAHKGNSLGMLARLRLKGFGLSIDDYGTGFSSMQQLARIPFTELKIDRSFVHGAHDRKNLRVILQSALDMAQRLELVTVAEGVETMEDWRLLQDFGCSLGQGFLIGKPMPANELPLWLKGHHRRLNELRPLGKGAATGGTA
- a CDS encoding CheR family methyltransferase, translating into MASIGKLEGPGSTNTDGAGATAAAAAAAAVGAHGGDEISDHDMLLFQQLFKRHIGLHLPLSKKALLQSRLNHRLHELGLRDLTQYFRRISGEHDVEERQRAIDLITTNETYFFREQGHFDFLKQELLPQWEQHKSLRVWSAACATGEEAYTLAMLLDQQRAAGSWSVLGSDISLRVLRFARRALYPMARGQNIPRPYLRRYCLLGTGEYEGHFLVQSDLRAKVDFAQRNLTALHEHDDGLYDLIFLRNVIIYFDSDTKLKVLRDVIARLRPGGYLVVGHSESLHGMELELLMHSPSIYRKPQ
- a CDS encoding protein-glutamate methylesterase/protein-glutamine glutaminase, giving the protein MTTPPTIRVMVVDDSSVVRQLVQQLLAQTTDIRVIGTAPDPVFALRKMQQEWPDVILLDIEMPRMDGITFLRQIMSTRPTPVIMCSARAMGQGGLAAEALAAGAVSVIARPQLGVRDFLHEAVAELAGAIRAAMLAGPGGRGTTMVTRSVPLTDDLRMVKAASREMLHDDGWASGLQRYTADAVLTPPGPQDGYCPPTARIVAIGASTGGPQALERVLGRLDGRCPGIVVVQHMPQRFTRSFAERLHRVSGAEVKEAEHQDLVLPGRVLIAPGGKHLVVRRDGQQYYVETLDGPLVSRHKPSVDVLFRSLAKAAGRNAVGIIMTGMGDDGARGMREMADCGAATYAQDEASSVVFGMPKEAIHMGGVGDVLPLEHISAVIEQYASREPQ
- the folK gene encoding 2-amino-4-hydroxy-6-hydroxymethyldihydropteridine diphosphokinase; this translates as MEQSPTQAWIGIGGNLGDARATVEQAIARLATLPQSRLLARSSLYRTAPIDSSGDDYVNAVALISTTLPALELLHALQAIELQHGRERPYRNAPRTLDLDLLMYGDHILTSEELILPHPRMAQRAFVLVPMLEIDETVEIAGLGPARHFLKEITEQPISRL
- a CDS encoding methyl-accepting chemotaxis protein; its protein translation is MQESMSNRISIKQIFIWLAAGLSVLVAVVIGLTDMLKQANVALEDAHQSRYASTALANELRRTTEDMTKFARAYVTTGDPNDEDRYYMILDIRNGKRPRPANYDRFNWDLVSARKLAAEGSAQAVPLSELMKRAGFPEPELAKMQEALKLADQLSRIEITAFHAVKGEFDDGEGKFTVVGAPNQAMAQELVFDQTYRTLFGRVMAPINDFLRQVDERTQARVIQAGTEYTRLEQKIFWLLTASMVVLFVCLGFAYRTIRSQIGGEPREAMSVLRRVAEGDLTVTVPLRKRDKISVLYSTQQMVNKWTDVIGDVSGTASALASASEQISSSSQALSHNSSQQAANVEETSASVEEITATIAQNADNARTTDGIASLSASAATEGGEAVRETVAAMKQIASKIGIIDDIAYQTNLLALNAAIEAARAGEHGKGFAVVAAEVRKLAERAQTAAQEIIAVAENSVGLAEKAGGLLNQMVPSIRKTADLVQEIAAASAEQSTGLEQINNAVHQMAQTTQMTAAASEELSATSEEMSAQAIHLQDLMRFFRVGEMQKLPARGRSNNGRAPKQEPPRRLSMLDVEDDEPGVDESAFKRF
- a CDS encoding chemotaxis protein CheW codes for the protein MPSVSLNGESARKRQQEEVIETRQFLTFLVGTESFAMPIASIREIIEFGGLTEVPLMPQFLRGVINLRGSVVPVIDLSVRFGRAPTVPSKRTCVIIMELMQEDQLLLLGVMVDAVSAVLGIGVDQIEPRPSFGAGIRADFIAGMINVNERFIVVLDVPRVLSVDELASLLGMSAEDALGGVPVLSSDAQRE